One genomic segment of Gemmatimonadaceae bacterium includes these proteins:
- a CDS encoding aspartate carbamoyltransferase catalytic subunit gives MTSALGKDLLGLEPLTTEQIQLVLDTAEPFKEISERAIKKVPALRGQTIVNLFFEASTRTRISFEFAEKRLSADTVNVASSGSSVQKGETLVDTARNLEAMRIDMVVIRHGASGAARFLADRIESSVINAGDGTHEHPTQGLLDLLTLRDHFGVLTGRRVCIVGDVLHSRVARSNIWGLKKMGAEVAVCGPRSLLPWAIGEFGVTVFSRVEEAIEWAEALNILRLQLERMTAGYIPSLREYNRVFGVTRERLARAPRDVLILHPGPMNRGVEIDSDVADGPHSVILNQVTNGVAIRMAVLYLLAGGRPELAEAAKGGA, from the coding sequence GTGACGAGCGCCCTCGGCAAGGATCTCCTGGGGCTCGAGCCGCTCACGACGGAGCAAATCCAACTCGTCCTCGACACCGCCGAACCGTTCAAGGAAATCTCGGAACGCGCAATCAAGAAGGTGCCGGCGCTGCGCGGTCAAACGATCGTCAATCTGTTCTTCGAGGCGTCCACCCGGACGCGCATCTCGTTCGAGTTCGCCGAAAAGCGGTTGTCCGCCGACACGGTGAACGTCGCGTCGTCGGGGTCGAGCGTGCAGAAGGGCGAGACGCTCGTCGACACCGCGCGAAACCTCGAGGCCATGCGCATCGACATGGTCGTGATCCGGCACGGCGCCTCGGGCGCGGCGCGGTTTCTGGCCGATCGCATCGAGAGCAGCGTGATCAACGCGGGCGACGGCACGCACGAGCATCCGACGCAAGGCCTGCTCGATCTCCTCACGCTGCGGGATCACTTCGGCGTGCTGACCGGACGCCGCGTGTGCATCGTCGGCGACGTGCTCCACTCGCGTGTCGCGCGCTCGAACATCTGGGGCCTCAAGAAGATGGGCGCCGAGGTGGCGGTGTGCGGTCCGCGGTCGCTCTTGCCGTGGGCAATCGGCGAGTTCGGAGTGACGGTGTTTTCGCGCGTCGAGGAAGCCATCGAGTGGGCGGAAGCGCTCAACATTCTACGATTGCAATTGGAGCGGATGACCGCAGGCTACATTCCGTCGCTGCGCGAATACAACCGCGTGTTCGGGGTGACGCGCGAGCGACTGGCGCGCGCGCCGCGCGACGTGCTCATTCTGCACCCGGGTCCGATGAACCGCGGCGTGGAAATCGATTCCGACGTCGCGGACGGGCCGCACAGTGTGATCCTCAACCAGGTGACTAACGGAGTCGCGATCCGGATGGCGGTGCTCTATCTGCTGGCCGGCGGCCGGCCGGAGCTGGCAGAAGCGGCGAAGGGAGGAGCATAG
- the pyrR gene encoding bifunctional pyr operon transcriptional regulator/uracil phosphoribosyltransferase PyrR: MPSPTTILDARAMDRTLRRMADEIVELNDGTDNLIIVGIQRRGVQLAERIAATIKARDDVDIPRGALDITLYRDDLQTVGPRPVVGATKLPWDLEDKFVVIVDDVLYTGRTVRAALDELADFGRPARIALAVLVDRGGRELPIHADVVGKKINVAPRDRVDVLVEELDGKDGVVIARRDGDE, translated from the coding sequence ATGCCCAGTCCAACCACGATTCTCGACGCGCGCGCGATGGATCGCACGCTGCGTCGCATGGCAGATGAAATCGTCGAGCTGAACGACGGCACGGACAACCTCATCATCGTCGGCATTCAGCGCCGCGGCGTGCAGCTCGCCGAGCGGATCGCCGCCACGATCAAAGCCCGCGACGATGTCGACATCCCGCGCGGCGCCCTCGACATCACGCTGTATCGCGACGATCTCCAGACCGTGGGACCGCGACCCGTCGTCGGAGCGACCAAGCTGCCCTGGGATCTCGAGGACAAATTCGTCGTCATCGTCGACGACGTGCTCTACACGGGACGGACGGTGCGCGCCGCCCTCGATGAGCTGGCGGACTTCGGCCGACCGGCCCGCATCGCCCTCGCCGTGTTAGTCGATCGCGGCGGACGCGAGCTGCCGATCCACGCCGATGTCGTCGGCAAGAAGATCAACGTGGCGCCGCGCGACCGGGTGGATGTCCTCGTCGAAGAGCTGGATGGGAAGGACGGCGTCGTCATCGCGCGACGGGACGGCGACGAGTGA
- a CDS encoding class I SAM-dependent methyltransferase, translating into MDGRADVRAFYNEFLESRMVQYRLFGNQRIEQAARRIEPYVHENDRVLDVGCGIGIVTERIAARARAGRVWGIDLSPRNVWYASHTVRKSNVTFFAADILDDTAQIAARTGGALDVITMVDVVEHIPDAERPGLFVRLKALAAPNAVLILTYPSPQYQRFLERDRPEELQIIDNVIELPALLAEAGAAGFTLRHYSLEDVWMRNQYVHCVLQTNDMLVEPPRPHPTLGREIGRRVQRATRQAIVLPWRRWRFVTRILKEERKESPRAVDS; encoded by the coding sequence ATGGACGGTCGCGCCGACGTTCGCGCTTTCTATAATGAGTTTCTCGAATCGCGCATGGTGCAATATCGCCTGTTCGGCAACCAGCGCATCGAGCAAGCGGCGCGACGGATCGAGCCCTACGTGCACGAGAACGACCGTGTGCTCGACGTCGGGTGTGGCATCGGCATCGTGACCGAGCGGATCGCGGCGCGGGCGCGCGCCGGACGGGTGTGGGGGATCGACCTGAGCCCGCGCAACGTCTGGTACGCGTCGCACACGGTGCGGAAATCGAACGTGACGTTCTTCGCCGCCGACATCCTGGACGACACGGCGCAGATCGCAGCGCGTACAGGCGGCGCGCTCGATGTGATCACCATGGTGGACGTGGTCGAGCACATTCCCGACGCCGAGCGTCCGGGGCTTTTCGTTAGGCTCAAGGCGCTGGCGGCGCCCAACGCGGTGTTGATCCTCACCTATCCGAGTCCGCAGTACCAGCGCTTTCTCGAGCGCGACCGGCCGGAGGAGCTGCAGATCATCGACAACGTCATCGAGCTGCCGGCGCTGCTCGCGGAGGCGGGCGCGGCGGGATTCACGCTGCGGCACTACTCGCTCGAGGACGTCTGGATGCGCAACCAGTACGTGCACTGCGTGCTGCAGACGAACGACATGTTGGTCGAGCCGCCGCGGCCGCATCCGACGTTGGGCCGGGAGATCGGCCGGCGCGTGCAGCGCGCGACGCGGCAGGCGATCGTGCTGCCGTGGCGACGCTGGCGGTTCGTGACGCGCATTCTCAAGGAAGAGCGGAAGGAAAGTCCACGTGCCGTCGATTCGTGA
- a CDS encoding GlsB/YeaQ/YmgE family stress response membrane protein: MAIVWWIIVGLIAGYLTGKLMKGSGYGALMDIVVGIIGAIIGGFIMRSLGFRGSGGVIYTILIAILGAVILTWIVRLVTGGRRAQL; encoded by the coding sequence ATGGCAATCGTGTGGTGGATCATCGTGGGGTTGATCGCGGGCTACCTCACCGGCAAGCTGATGAAAGGATCCGGGTACGGCGCATTGATGGACATCGTGGTCGGCATCATCGGCGCGATCATCGGTGGATTCATCATGCGCTCGCTGGGATTCCGGGGAAGCGGCGGGGTTATCTACACGATCCTGATCGCGATTTTGGGCGCGGTCATTCTCACTTGGATCGTGCGGCTGGTGACGGGTGGTCGGCGGGCGCAGCTCTAG